From a single Miscanthus floridulus cultivar M001 chromosome 8, ASM1932011v1, whole genome shotgun sequence genomic region:
- the LOC136476136 gene encoding aspartate aminotransferase, mitochondrial-like, whose protein sequence is MATLSLAASSAARRPALLPPRLLAARAMASSLFGHVEPAPKDPILGVTEAFLADPSPDKVNVGVGAYRDDNGQPVVLSCVREAERRIAGNLNMEYLPMGGSIKMIEESLKLAYGEDSGFIKDKRIAAVQALSDTGACRLFADFQKRFLPDSQIYIPTPTWSNHHNIWRDAQVPQKTFTYYHPESRGLDFSGLMNDIKNAPDGSFFLLHACAHNPTGVDPTEEQWREISHQFKVKKHFPFFDMAYQGFASGDPERDAKAIRIFLEDGHQIGCAQSYAKNMGLYGQRAGCLSILCEDEMQAVAVKSQLQQIARPMYSNPPVHGALVVSIILNDPELKGLWLKEVKGMADRIIGMRKALKENLEKLGSPLSWDHITNQIGMFCYSGMTPEQVDRLTNEYHIYMTRNGRISMAGVTTGNVAYLANAIHEVTKPN, encoded by the exons ATGGCGACGCTCTCCCTCGCGGCCTCCTCCGCGGCCCGGCGCCCGGCACTGCTGCCGCCGAGGCTGCTGGCGGCGAGGGCGATGGCGTCGTCGCTCTTCGGCCACGTCGAGCCGGCGCCCAAGGACCCCATCCTCGGCGTCACCGAGGCTTTCCTCGCCGACCCCTCGCCCGACAAAGTCAACGTCGGCGTC GGCGCCTACCGGGACGACAACGGCCAGCCCGTCGTGCTCAGCTGCGTACGCGAGGCCGAGCGCCGGATCGCGGGCAACCTCAACAT GGAGTACCTTCCGATGGGAGGCAGTATCAAGATGATTGAAGAGTCACTGAAGCTGGCGTACGGAGAGGATTCTGGCTTCATCAAAGATAAGAGGATAGCAGCGGTGCAGGCTCTTTCAGACACTGGTGCCTGCCGTCTCTTTGCTGATTTCCAGAAGCGTTTTTTGCCTGATTCGCAGATCTATATACCAACACCAACGTGGTCCAA CCATCACAATATTTGGAGGGATGCTCAAGTGCCACAGAAGACATTCacatactaccatccagagtcaAGAGGGCTTGATTTTTCAGGATTGATGAATGACATCAAG AATGCTCCAGAcggttcattctttttgcttcatgcATGTGCTCATAATCCTACTGGTGTAGATCCTACAGAGGAACAATGGAGAGAAATATCCCATCAGTTCAAG GTGAAGAAACATTTTCCATTCTTTGACATGGCATACCAAGGGTTTGCCAGTGGTGATCCAGAGAGAGATGCCAAGGCAATCCGAATTTTCCTTGAAGATGGACACCAAATTGGATGTGCTCAGTCATACGCAAAGAATATGGGACTTTATGGACAGAGAGCAGGATGCCTGAG TATTCTGTGTGAGGATGAGATGCAAGCAGTTGCTGTCAAGAGCCAACTGCAACAGATCGCGAGACCAATGTACAGCAACCCACCTGTTCATGGTGCACTGGTTGTTTCTATAATCCTCAATGATCCAGAATTGAAGGGTTTATGGTTAAAAGAAGTCAAG GGTATGGCTGATCGTATCATTGGCATGCGGAAGGCACTTAAGGAAAATCTTGAAAAGCTAGGTTCACCTTTGTCATGGGATCATATCACTAATCAG ATCGGAATGTTCTGCTACAGTGGGATGACACCTGAACAAGTTGACCGCTTAACAAATGAATACCACATTTACATGACACGCAATGGGAGGATAAG CATGGCTGGTGTAACAACAGGAAATGTTGCTTACTTGGCAAATGCGATTCATGAGGTTACCAAACCAAACTGA
- the LOC136468825 gene encoding stress response protein NST1-like, which produces MARLRQIKPRSEVARPPATLPARPPPAASAPTPRSSRARLRRARLPTPRPATPATQRPHPPAHARARPLLSRSARARLPTPRPATPVAQCPRRVRPVPLRNAHAGRATNTGASRPSAPKMTQLSRLSNQAAYRLHESRGLGPGVLVAFVENVKKSCKKLAQKLSDMDTLYEQPPLPARSGATSSVSLRTSAGSSQQMTSATSAVRTPPHHSAGKDPATEDEEDDNDDDDQWEDWPQDEIDMCQLGGVPLGTQGASQGTSRTHRQRDHTDVGYTPNVLPTNPKRQRRLRDPYTPGS; this is translated from the exons atggcgcggctGCGCCAAATAAAACCCCGCAGCGAGGTCGCCCGCCCGCCCGCtaccctgcccgcccgcccgccgccagcCGCCTCTGCCCCGACACCGCGCAGCTCCCGCGCCCGCCTACGCCGCGCCCGCCTGCCCACGCCGCGCCCAGCCACTCCTGCCACGCAGCGCCCGCACCCGCCTGCCCACGCGCGCGCCCGGCCACTCCTGTCGCGCAGCGCCCGCGCCCGCCTGCCCACGCCACGCCCGGCCACTCCTGTCGCGCAGTGCCCACGCCGCGTTCGGCCAGTCCCGCTGCGCAACGCCCACGCCGGCCGAGCCACGAAcaccggcgcgtcaaggccgtcaGCTCCTAAG atGACACAATTGTCGAGGCTGTCCAACCAAGCAGCgtaccggcttcacgagtctagagggctggggccaggcgttctcgtggcttttgtggag aatgtgaagaagagctgcaagaagctagctcagaagctgagcgaCATGGACACTCTTTATGAGCaaccgccactcccggcgcggtcgggtgccACGTCTTCAGTCTCTTTGAGGAcatcagccggctcttctcagcagatgacaagtgccacttccgcggtgcgtacaccaccacatcatagcgctggtaaggaccctgcaaccgaagaCGAGGAGGACGACAATGACGACGACGATCAGTGGGAagattggccgcaggacgagatcgacatgtgtcagctaggtggtgtcccgcttggtacccaaggagcctcacag ggtacgagccgtacgcaccggcaacgcgaccacaccgacgttggctacactcctaatgttttgccaacaaatccgaagagacaaagGCGtctgagggatccttacactcctgggtcttag